One genomic window of Solanum dulcamara chromosome 10, daSolDulc1.2, whole genome shotgun sequence includes the following:
- the LOC129870323 gene encoding LOW QUALITY PROTEIN: transcription factor MYBS3 (The sequence of the model RefSeq protein was modified relative to this genomic sequence to represent the inferred CDS: deleted 1 base in 1 codon), with product MKMGRKCSHCGYIGHNSRTCSTLKCSIGGNNFIGGLRLFGVQLDISSSSFSSHNLKKSFSLDCLSLTNSHLSSSPSPSLNESCEKSTTTSTNNNCYLSDGTLVGCVGKRKKGVSWTEEEHRKFLIGLEKLGKGDWRGISRNFVTTRTPTQVASHAQKYFLRQSSLNKKKGVQASLIWQGATTNMQILLIIAKKIVKKLPYHKILITIKFQISPFLQMELLTWS from the exons ATGAAGATGGGGAGAAAGTGTTCACATTGTGGCTACATTGGTCATAATTCAAGAACTTGTAGCACTTTGAAATGTTCTATTGGTGGCAATAATTTTATTGGTGGATTAAGGCTTTTTGGAGTGCAACTTGatatttcttcatcttctttttctAGTCATAATTTGAAGAAAAGTTTTAGTTTGGATTGTTTGTCTTTAACAAATAGCCACTTATCATCATCTCCTTCTCCATCTCTTAATGAAAGTtgtgaaaagagtactactaCTTCTACTAATAATAATTGTTATCTCTCTGATGGTACTCTTGTAGGTTGTGTTGGTAAAAGGAAGAAAG GAGTTTCATGGACAGAAGAGGAACACAGAAAATTCTTAATTGGACTTGAAAAGTTAGGTAAAGGAGATTGGAGAGgaatttcaagaaattttgtGACAACAAGGACTCCAACTCAAGTTGCAAGTCAtgctcaaaaatattttctaagacAATCAAGTctcaacaaaaag aaaggcGTTCAAGCCTCTTTGATAtg GCAAGGAGCAACAACAAATATGCAGATTTTGCTCATAATTGCCAAGAAGATTGTCAAGAAATTACCATATCACAAAATTCTCATCACTATAAAGTTCCAAATAAGTCCATTTCTTCAAATGGAACTCTTGACTTGGAGCTAA
- the LOC129870321 gene encoding probable acyl-[acyl-carrier-protein]--UDP-N-acetylglucosamine O-acyltransferase, mitochondrial isoform X1 yields MSSLFFFSSRNPLSVAFRRFKICSFSSIVTYATEEEKSRFIHPSSVIHPNAILGDGVSVGPFCTIGPFAKLGRACQLYPGSHIFGNTELGDNCILMTGAVIGDDLPGHTVVGRNNVFGHHAVIGVKCQDMKYKFGNECFLEIGDNNEIREHVSIHRSSTPSDKTVIGDNNLIMGSCHIAHDCKVGNNNILANSTLLAGHVVVEDYAHTAGGIVVHQFCRIGSYAFIGGGSVVSQDVPKYIIVSGERAELRGLNLEGLRRRGFSAMEIKSLRAAYRKIFMPTDTSSGNIEDRLVQVTPYFQEQHKDLGLFPAVCSMVQSIRDSFAENRRGICKFRSWSGS; encoded by the exons ATGTCTTCCCTTTTCTTCTTTAGCAGTCGTAACCCTCTCTCTGTTGCTTTCAGAAGATTCAAAATCTGCAGTTTTTCTTCCATTGTTACTT ATGCTACAGAGgaagaaaaatcaagattcaTTCACCCCTCTTCGGTTATTCATCCAAATGCAATTTTGGGTGAT GGTGTTTCAGTTGGTCCCTTCTGTACTATTGGGCCTTTTGCAAAGTTGGGGAGGGCTTGTCAACTGTACCCTGGAAGCCACATCTTTGGAAATACTGAACTCGGGGACAATTGCATCCTGATGAC TGGTGCTGTAATTGGAGATGATCTTCCTGGTCATACAGTCGTCGGGAGAAACAATGTTTTTGGGCATCATGCTGTAATTGGTGTCAAGTGCCAGGACATGAAATATAAG TTTGGGAATGAGTGTTTTCTCGAGATTGGTGACAACAATGAAATCAGGGAACATGTATCCATCCATCGATCTTCTACTCCAAGTGATAAAACC GTTATTGGTGATAATAATCTTATTATGGGCTCTTGTCATATAGCTCATGACTGCAAAGTGGGCAACAACAATATTTTGGCAAACAGTACACTTCTTGCAGGTCATGTTGTGGTGGAG GACTATGCTCACACTGCAGGAGGTATCGTAGTTCATCAATTTTGCCGTATTGGTTCATATGCTTTCATTGGTGGTGGTTCAGTG GTTTCTCAAGATGTTCCAAAGTACATAATTGTCTCCGGGGAAAGAGCTGAGCTTCGTGGGTTGAATCTTGAAGGCTTAAGACGTCGTGGGTTTTCTGCTATGGAG ATTAAGAGCCTGAGAGCAGCTTATAGAAAGATATTTATGCCCactgatacgagctctgggaaTATTGAAGATCGACTAGTTCAAGTG ACACCGTATTTTCAGGAGCAGCACAAAGACCTGGGTCTATTTCCAGCTGTCTGTTCCATGGTTCAGTCAATACGTGATTCTTTTGCTGAAAATCGCCGTGGAATTTGCAAATTTAGAAGTTGGAGTGGGTCTTAG
- the LOC129870321 gene encoding probable acyl-[acyl-carrier-protein]--UDP-N-acetylglucosamine O-acyltransferase, mitochondrial isoform X4, with protein MSSLFFFSSRNPLSVAFRRFKICSFSSIVTYATEEEKSRFIHPSSVIHPNAILGDGVSVGPFCTIGPFAKLGRACQLYPGSHIFGNTELGDNCILMTGAVIGDDLPGHTVVGRNNVFGHHAVIGVKCQDMKYKFGNECFLEIGDNNEIREHVSIHRSSTPSDKTVIGDNNLIMGSCHIAHDCKVGNNNILANSTLLAGHVVVEDYAHTAGGIVVHQFCRIGSYAFIGGGSVVSQDVPKYIIVSGERAELRGLNLEGLRRRGFSAMEIKSLRAAYRKIFMPTDTSSGNIEDRLVQVHKDLGLFPAVCSMVQSIRDSFAENRRGICKFRSWSGS; from the exons ATGTCTTCCCTTTTCTTCTTTAGCAGTCGTAACCCTCTCTCTGTTGCTTTCAGAAGATTCAAAATCTGCAGTTTTTCTTCCATTGTTACTT ATGCTACAGAGgaagaaaaatcaagattcaTTCACCCCTCTTCGGTTATTCATCCAAATGCAATTTTGGGTGAT GGTGTTTCAGTTGGTCCCTTCTGTACTATTGGGCCTTTTGCAAAGTTGGGGAGGGCTTGTCAACTGTACCCTGGAAGCCACATCTTTGGAAATACTGAACTCGGGGACAATTGCATCCTGATGAC TGGTGCTGTAATTGGAGATGATCTTCCTGGTCATACAGTCGTCGGGAGAAACAATGTTTTTGGGCATCATGCTGTAATTGGTGTCAAGTGCCAGGACATGAAATATAAG TTTGGGAATGAGTGTTTTCTCGAGATTGGTGACAACAATGAAATCAGGGAACATGTATCCATCCATCGATCTTCTACTCCAAGTGATAAAACC GTTATTGGTGATAATAATCTTATTATGGGCTCTTGTCATATAGCTCATGACTGCAAAGTGGGCAACAACAATATTTTGGCAAACAGTACACTTCTTGCAGGTCATGTTGTGGTGGAG GACTATGCTCACACTGCAGGAGGTATCGTAGTTCATCAATTTTGCCGTATTGGTTCATATGCTTTCATTGGTGGTGGTTCAGTG GTTTCTCAAGATGTTCCAAAGTACATAATTGTCTCCGGGGAAAGAGCTGAGCTTCGTGGGTTGAATCTTGAAGGCTTAAGACGTCGTGGGTTTTCTGCTATGGAG ATTAAGAGCCTGAGAGCAGCTTATAGAAAGATATTTATGCCCactgatacgagctctgggaaTATTGAAGATCGACTAGTTCAAGTG CACAAAGACCTGGGTCTATTTCCAGCTGTCTGTTCCATGGTTCAGTCAATACGTGATTCTTTTGCTGAAAATCGCCGTGGAATTTGCAAATTTAGAAGTTGGAGTGGGTCTTAG
- the LOC129870321 gene encoding probable acyl-[acyl-carrier-protein]--UDP-N-acetylglucosamine O-acyltransferase, mitochondrial isoform X2, with protein MSSLFFFSSRNPLSVAFRRFKICSFSSIVTYATEEEKSRFIHPSSVIHPNAILGDGVSVGPFCTIGPFAKLGRACQLYPGSHIFGNTELGDNCILMTSGAVIGDDLPGHTVVGRNNVFGHHAVIGVKCQDMKYKFGNECFLEIGDNNEIREHVSIHRSSTPSDKTVIGDNNLIMGSCHIAHDCKVGNNNILANSTLLAGHVVVEDYAHTAGGIVVHQFCRIGSYAFIGGGSVVSQDVPKYIIVSGERAELRGLNLEGLRRRGFSAMEIKSLRAAYRKIFMPTDTSSGNIEDRLVQVEQHKDLGLFPAVCSMVQSIRDSFAENRRGICKFRSWSGS; from the exons ATGTCTTCCCTTTTCTTCTTTAGCAGTCGTAACCCTCTCTCTGTTGCTTTCAGAAGATTCAAAATCTGCAGTTTTTCTTCCATTGTTACTT ATGCTACAGAGgaagaaaaatcaagattcaTTCACCCCTCTTCGGTTATTCATCCAAATGCAATTTTGGGTGAT GGTGTTTCAGTTGGTCCCTTCTGTACTATTGGGCCTTTTGCAAAGTTGGGGAGGGCTTGTCAACTGTACCCTGGAAGCCACATCTTTGGAAATACTGAACTCGGGGACAATTGCATCCTGATGAC CAGTGGTGCTGTAATTGGAGATGATCTTCCTGGTCATACAGTCGTCGGGAGAAACAATGTTTTTGGGCATCATGCTGTAATTGGTGTCAAGTGCCAGGACATGAAATATAAG TTTGGGAATGAGTGTTTTCTCGAGATTGGTGACAACAATGAAATCAGGGAACATGTATCCATCCATCGATCTTCTACTCCAAGTGATAAAACC GTTATTGGTGATAATAATCTTATTATGGGCTCTTGTCATATAGCTCATGACTGCAAAGTGGGCAACAACAATATTTTGGCAAACAGTACACTTCTTGCAGGTCATGTTGTGGTGGAG GACTATGCTCACACTGCAGGAGGTATCGTAGTTCATCAATTTTGCCGTATTGGTTCATATGCTTTCATTGGTGGTGGTTCAGTG GTTTCTCAAGATGTTCCAAAGTACATAATTGTCTCCGGGGAAAGAGCTGAGCTTCGTGGGTTGAATCTTGAAGGCTTAAGACGTCGTGGGTTTTCTGCTATGGAG ATTAAGAGCCTGAGAGCAGCTTATAGAAAGATATTTATGCCCactgatacgagctctgggaaTATTGAAGATCGACTAGTTCAAGTG GAGCAGCACAAAGACCTGGGTCTATTTCCAGCTGTCTGTTCCATGGTTCAGTCAATACGTGATTCTTTTGCTGAAAATCGCCGTGGAATTTGCAAATTTAGAAGTTGGAGTGGGTCTTAG
- the LOC129870321 gene encoding probable acyl-[acyl-carrier-protein]--UDP-N-acetylglucosamine O-acyltransferase, mitochondrial isoform X3, whose translation MSSLFFFSSRNPLSVAFRRFKICSFSSIVTYATEEEKSRFIHPSSVIHPNAILGDGVSVGPFCTIGPFAKLGRACQLYPGSHIFGNTELGDNCILMTGAVIGDDLPGHTVVGRNNVFGHHAVIGVKCQDMKYKFGNECFLEIGDNNEIREHVSIHRSSTPSDKTVIGDNNLIMGSCHIAHDCKVGNNNILANSTLLAGHVVVEDYAHTAGGIVVHQFCRIGSYAFIGGGSVVSQDVPKYIIVSGERAELRGLNLEGLRRRGFSAMEIKSLRAAYRKIFMPTDTSSGNIEDRLVQVEQHKDLGLFPAVCSMVQSIRDSFAENRRGICKFRSWSGS comes from the exons ATGTCTTCCCTTTTCTTCTTTAGCAGTCGTAACCCTCTCTCTGTTGCTTTCAGAAGATTCAAAATCTGCAGTTTTTCTTCCATTGTTACTT ATGCTACAGAGgaagaaaaatcaagattcaTTCACCCCTCTTCGGTTATTCATCCAAATGCAATTTTGGGTGAT GGTGTTTCAGTTGGTCCCTTCTGTACTATTGGGCCTTTTGCAAAGTTGGGGAGGGCTTGTCAACTGTACCCTGGAAGCCACATCTTTGGAAATACTGAACTCGGGGACAATTGCATCCTGATGAC TGGTGCTGTAATTGGAGATGATCTTCCTGGTCATACAGTCGTCGGGAGAAACAATGTTTTTGGGCATCATGCTGTAATTGGTGTCAAGTGCCAGGACATGAAATATAAG TTTGGGAATGAGTGTTTTCTCGAGATTGGTGACAACAATGAAATCAGGGAACATGTATCCATCCATCGATCTTCTACTCCAAGTGATAAAACC GTTATTGGTGATAATAATCTTATTATGGGCTCTTGTCATATAGCTCATGACTGCAAAGTGGGCAACAACAATATTTTGGCAAACAGTACACTTCTTGCAGGTCATGTTGTGGTGGAG GACTATGCTCACACTGCAGGAGGTATCGTAGTTCATCAATTTTGCCGTATTGGTTCATATGCTTTCATTGGTGGTGGTTCAGTG GTTTCTCAAGATGTTCCAAAGTACATAATTGTCTCCGGGGAAAGAGCTGAGCTTCGTGGGTTGAATCTTGAAGGCTTAAGACGTCGTGGGTTTTCTGCTATGGAG ATTAAGAGCCTGAGAGCAGCTTATAGAAAGATATTTATGCCCactgatacgagctctgggaaTATTGAAGATCGACTAGTTCAAGTG GAGCAGCACAAAGACCTGGGTCTATTTCCAGCTGTCTGTTCCATGGTTCAGTCAATACGTGATTCTTTTGCTGAAAATCGCCGTGGAATTTGCAAATTTAGAAGTTGGAGTGGGTCTTAG
- the LOC129871173 gene encoding serine acetyltransferase 5 produces the protein MPAEEHRNASPATPHPPTDTAEEAIWLWTQIKAEARRDAEAEPALASYLYSTILSHSSLERSLSFHLGNKLCSSTLLSTLLYDLFLNNFSTDPELRAAASADLLAARYRDPACVSFSHCLLNYKGFLACQAHRVAHKLWTQSRRPLALALQSRISDVFAIDIHPAAKIGKGILFDHATGVVVGETAVIGNNVSILHHVTLGGTGKFGGDRHPKIGDGVLIGAGATILGNVNIGEGAKIGAGSVVLIDVPPRTTAVGNPARLVGGKEQPTKHEECPGESMDHTSFISGWSDYII, from the exons ATGCCAGCCGAAGAACACCGTAACGCGTCGCCGGCGACGCCACATCCACCGACGGACACGGCGGAAGAAGCTATCTGGTTATGGACACAGATCAAAGCAGAAGCTCGGCGCGACGCCGAAGCTGAACCGGCATTAGCGAGCTATTTGTACTCAACTATACTTTCTCACTCTTCGCTTGAGCGTTCGCTCTCTTTCCATTTGGGGAACAAGCTTTGTTCTTCAACGCTTCTCTCTACTCTTCTCTACGATTTATTCCTCAATAATTTCTCTACTGATCCTGAGCTACGCGCCGCCGCATCCGCCGACCTTCTCGCCGCTCGCTACCGTGACCCTGCCTGTGTTTCCTTCTCTCATTGTTTGCTTAATTACAAAGGCTTCCTTGCTTGTCAG GCACATCGAGTGGCTCACAAACTCTGGACTCAATCCCGAAGGCCACTTGCACTTGCACTTCAATCCCGAATCTCTGATGTTTTTGCTATTGACATTCATCCAGCTGCCAAAATCGGAAAAGGCATCCTCTTTGACCATGCAACAGGAGTGGTTGTTGGCGAAACTGCAGTTATTGGAAACAATGTGTCGATTCTTCACCATGTAACCTTAGGAGGAACTGGTAAGTTTGGTGGTGACCGACACCCTAAGATTGGTGATGGAGTGCTAATAGGTGCAGGTGCCACTATATTAGGCAACGTAAATATTGGCGAGGGGGCCAAGATTGGCGCTGGATCAGTGGTATTGATTGACGTGCCACCACGAACAACTGCAGTTGGGAATCCAGCTAGGTTGGTGGGAGGGAAGGAACAGCCAACTAAGCACGAGGAATGTCCCGGAGAGAGTATGGACCATACATCTTTCATATCTGGATGGTCTGATTACATCATATGA
- the LOC129871538 gene encoding mitochondrial carrier protein CoAc2, with protein MAKQRDEREERGELWDGVIEGMPLFAKELIAGGVAGGFAKSAVAPLERIKILFQTRQAEYRSLGLLGSFTKIAKTEGTLGFFRGNGASVARIVPYAALHYMAYEEYRRWIIDGIPGVGKGPILDLVAGSFAGGTAVLFTYPLDLVRTKLAYQVVGSQKLNIQGLVSGEQVYKGIKDCFSKTYKEAGIKGLYRGVAPSLYGIFPYAGLKFYFYEKMKSHVPKERKNDIMIKLACGSVAGLLGQTFTYPLDVVRRQMQVQRLSASNSHEMKGTADTLVMILRTHGWKQLFSGLSLNYLKVVPSVAIGFTVYDMMKAYLRVPSRDDAVVEVVTSNRDSQPSTLHS; from the exons ATGGCAAAACAAAGAGATGAAAGGGAGGAGAGGGGTGAGTTGTGGGATGGGGTTATAGAAGGGATGCCTTTGTTTGCTAAAGAATTAATAGCTGGTGGTGTAGCTGGTGGTTTTGCTAAGTCTGCAGTTGCCCCACTTGAACGTATCAAGATCTTGTTTCAG ACCAGACAAGCAGAATATAGGAGTTTGGGGCTGTTAGGATCCTTTACAAAGATTGCCAAGACAGAAGGAACCCTTGGTTTTTTCAG GGGAAATGGAGCTAGTGTTGCTCGAATTGTCCCTTATGCAGCACTGCACTACATGGCCTATGAAGAGTACCGCCGCTGGATTATAGATGGAATTCCCGGAGTGGGGAAAGGTCCCATTCTTGATCTCGTAGCAGGATCATTTGCTGGTGGGACTGCTGTACTCTTTACTTATCCACTTGATTTAGTTCGAACTAAATTGGCTTACCAG GTAGTTGGATCCCAAAAGTTGAATATACAAGGGCTTGTTAGTGGTGAACAAGTTTACAAGGGAATAAAGGACTGTTTTTCAAAGACATACAAGGAAGCTGGAATTAAGGGCCTATACCGTGGAGTTG CTCCATCACTCTATGGAATCTTTCCATATGCCGGGCTGAAATTTTACTTCTATGAGAAAATGAAGAGCCATGTCCCCAAGGAGCGGAAGAATGATATCATGATAAAACTAGCATGTGGATCTGTAGCAGGACTTCTAGGACAAACTTTCACTTATCCTCTAGATGTTGTTAGGCGGCAAATGCAG GTCCAGCGACTCTCAGCATCTAACAGCCACGAAATGAAAGGAACAGCTGATACTCTTGTTATGATTTTGCGGACACATGGATGGAAACAGCTATTTTCGGGGCTTAGCCTCAACTATCTGAAG GTTGTACCATCTGTGGCAATTGGGTTTACTGTTTACGATATGATGAAAGCATACCTGAGAGTACCATCACGAGATGATGCTGTTGTAGAAGTCGTCACTAGTAACAGAGATAGTCAACCATCCACTCTGCACTCTTAG